A section of the Chelmon rostratus isolate fCheRos1 chromosome 16, fCheRos1.pri, whole genome shotgun sequence genome encodes:
- the zdhhc3b gene encoding palmitoyltransferase ZDHHC3 yields the protein MKSPAHRTRDIERQAGYLRPEHCAPPPPRSGSDTMWFIRDGCGIVCGVITWFLVFYAEFVVVFVMLLPAKNVLYSLFNGVIFNGLAFLALASHAKAMCTDPGAVPKGNATKEFIESLQLKPGQVVYKCPKCCSIKPDRAHHCSVCKRCIKKMDHHCPWVNNCVGENNQKYFVLFTMYIALISFHALILVAFHFVFCIEEDWTKCSNFSPPATVILLIILCFEGLLFLIFTAVMFGTQVHSICTDETGIEQLKKEERRWAKKSKWMNMKVVFGHPFSIAWLNPFAAPDHGKADVYQYIV from the exons ATGAAGAGCCCGGCGCACCGCACCAGGGACATCGAGCGGCAAGCCGGCTACCTGAGGCCCGAGCACTGCGCCCCTCCCCCGCCCCGCTCCGGCTCTGACACCATGTGGTTCATCCGCGACGGCTGCGGCATCGTGTGCGGCGTCATCACCTGGTTCCTGGTCTTCTACGCCGAGTTTGTGGTGGTGTTCGTCATGCTGCTGCCTGCCAAGAACGTTCTCTACAGCCTTTTCAACGGGGTGATCTTCAACGGACTCGCTTTCCTCGCCCTCGCCTCTCACGCCAAGGCGATGTGCACAGACCCG ggagCCGTGCCTAAAGGGAACGCTACCAAAGAATTCATAGAGAGCCTGCAGCTCAAGCCAGGACAGGTGGTGTACAAGTGTCCCAAATGCTGCAGCATCAAGCCCGACAGAGCTCACCACTGCAG tgtgtgCAAACGCTGCATCAAAAAGATGGACCACCACTGTCCCTGGGTGAACAACTGCGTCGGAGAGAACAACCAGAAATACTTTGTGCTCTTCACG atgtATATTGCACTAATATCCTTCCATGCGTTAATCTTGGTGGCCttccattttgttttctgcattgaaGAAGACTGGACAA aGTGCAGTAACTTCTCCCCACCAGCCActgtcatcctcctcatcatcctctgctTTGAgggcctcctcttcctcatcttcactGCCGTCATGTTTGGGACTCAGGTCCACTCCATCTGTACCGATGAGACG GGTATCGAACAGCtcaagaaggaggagagaagatgggCCAAGAAGTCAAAGTGGATGAATATGAAGGTGGTGTTTGGCCATCCGTTCTCTATAGCCTGGCTGAACCCGTTTGCAGCGCCCGACCACGGCAAGGCAGATGTGTACCAGTACATAGTGTGA
- the exosc7 gene encoding exosome complex component RRP42 encodes MATVQVSEAEKVYILHGIRDDLRVDGRGCEDYRHMEVETDVVSNTDGSAKVTLGHTVVLVGIKTEIGKPRPMVPNEGYLEFFVDCSANATPEFEGRGGEELGTELSNTLYKVFNNKHSVDLRSLCISAGEHCWVLYVDVLLLQCDGNLYDAISIAIKAALFNTKIPKVHISADDEGGKEIELSDDPYDCMRLNVENVPCIVTLCKVGHRHVVDATLQEKACSVASLIISVTHKGTVTCTRKVGGGSLDPESIFEMTEAGKRVGKALHAPLMKLLQQEESLGKNQQKVGFLG; translated from the exons ATGGCAACTGTACAAGTTAGCGAGGCTGAAAAAGTGTACATTCTACACGGTATACGG GATGACTTAAGGGTGGATGGGAGAGGCTGTGAGGACTACAGACACATGGAGGTAGAGACCGATGTGGTGTCCAACACAGATGGCTCGGCCAAAGTCACACTg GGGCACACAGTTGTTCTAGTTGGGATTAAGACTGAAATTGGGAAACCAAGACCCATGGTGCCAAATGAAGGCTACTTGGAGTTCTTTGTTGATTG TTCAGCCAATGCTACCCCCGAGTTtgagggcagaggaggggaggagctGGGGACGGAGCTGAGTAACACTCTCTACAAAGTcttcaacaacaaacacagtgtggaCCTAAGGAGCCTCTGTATCAGTGCAGGAGAACACTGCTGGGTCCTTTATGTGGATGTGCTG ctgctgcagtgtgatggAAACCTGTACGATGCCATCTCAATAGCTATAAAGGCAGCTCTCTTCAACACAAA AATTCCCAAAGTGCATATATCAGCTGACGAcgaaggagggaaggaaattGAGCTGTCAGATGACCCGTATGATTGTATGAGACTTAATGTAGAAAACGTTCCTTGTATAGTGACATTGTGCAAG GTGGGCCACCGGCACGTCGTGGACGCGACTCTGCAGGAGAAGGCCTGCTCTGTGGCGAGCCTCAtcatctctgtcacacacaaaggCACTGTCACCTGCACGAGGAAGGTGGGAGGAGGCAGCCTGGATCCAGAGAGCATCTTCGAAATGACAGAG gcaGGTAAACGGGTCGGGAAGGCCCTTCATGCTCCGCtcatgaagctgctgcagcaggaggagagttTGGGAAAGAATCAACAGAAAGTTGGCTTCCTTGGTTAA